The stretch of DNA GAATTTAAAAAAaagtattaaattaaattttagatGAATTTGAAAAAGTAAACGAgagattttctttttattttttattttttatttttttaaataataccttcatttttagaattttatttttgtttttttaatatcatagatATTTTTCGTCCAACTTTGTTTCTTCTTTTATGATGGCGATTTTAATGATCATCATCTCCTTCTTATGTTCTCATCATCATCAGTCATTTTCACAAGATAAATACAAACGTAGTTCAAGAATTAATCAAAAgtataattaataataaaaaaataagggTGCAAACGATAACAAAGTCAAAACGATTAATATTAAATGTGAGAGAAACTAAGGAGACCGCTGACGGAAAAAGTGAGGCCTAAGCTGTATGGCCTTGTGAAAATGAAAATTCCAAATATAAATATCATCATCCTAGAAAAGTCTAAAAAAACAGAAGGAGCCTTCTAAAAAAAATCACCCAAAGTAAAtggttaattaaattaaaaaaaattgtaaaataaAAATTCATGAATTTCGTTGGCTATTAATTAagtttaagatatatatatatatctaaaaataATGTTGATAGCTTCAAAAAATGCTATCGCCATTAGCCTGTGATGGAGTACAAGGTTTGGTTCCCAATCAAAATCCTTGCGAAGGTAGCATCAGAATATTAATTGAAGTGACCTAATCATTTAGGTAACAGATTCTTTCCTCCGCATCAGTCTTATCCGTCTTTTATCACAATGTTTAATCGAGAAATTacctaaaaatatgataatttttaagtTGAAATTGATAATGATATACTCATTAGATTTTTCTAAGTCAATCCTTATCTTGCCAACTCGATTCCGTCGTTCGTTGGATGAAGAAAATTTTGGGCTACCCAATCGTGGGGACATCAGCTGCCATGATTTCTGGTCTTATTTGCGTGATGGGATGTGATCGGCGGGTCGACGTCAACCATTATGTTATGTAAACTGATGCGGACGTATTACGACAATCACATGGAATTCAATAAAATATACTCTTAATTATTGTTGTAGCAGTTGTTTCTGTTGGAGGTTGGATGTCGGCAAACGGATCTCGTTCATAGTTCCACCCATATTATGTGATGTGATGGTGATCGGCGATCAAATGATCTCATTCGTATCGGAAGATCTTTTGATAGATGGGCCGGAAAGGAAACGGTAAGCCACCAATTTTTGGGTTGGGCTCAAGCTAACTGGTCCTAACCGTTTCTATCTCGTTAAAATGTCATGTATATTGCCGATCTATTCCCGATTGCGTTTGTAGATCCGATATGGATCTATATTTTTTTTGTCCAAAATCTTAAGATTTAGGATCTGGGCAGATCCGACCCGATAACACCTTTAGAAGGTGATTATTTTTCGGTCTCAAGATCTAACAAAGGATAAATATTTAAGTTCTTGGTACGTTAACAAAGGATAAATAGATCAATATTTTCGATCTGATTTTAAACTTTCAATTTATTATAGGGAACTTGGAATTGAAcaaaatcttaacaacattaagactttttaagttttaaatgCAATGAGAATTTTCAAGATCTAAAGATATTAGGACTATCCAAGTCCTAACTTTATAAATATACTCTAATTTCTAATTTAGTTAGGACTCCATGTCTTCTACAACTATAAATGGATTAAGAGATCATATCCAAAACATCGCTAAAGCAACCAATAAGCCAATAGTAAGAGCCAAACTGATCTTAGTTTTTTGACCGTACAATAGCAAAGAACAacgaaaagagagagaaaaaatctACGTAGTGTAGCCAATTTCTCCCGGCCACAGTCATCTTCCTCACATTCTAGTAGCCCAAAGCTTCATCTAACTGCTACTGGAAGTTCTCATTGCTTATTGCCTATTGTCCATGACCTACATAGAGCATCGATGTATTGTCTAAAGACAACCTACATTCTCACATCCTCATAAGCTTTCTATTACTCTTTTTATTCTATAATTTCAAGTTTCCTAATTAGTATTTTGACTTTACAAATAATAGaggttatttttttaaattttatttttgatttattGTGATAATTCTCTCTTCCATCAAAACTTCTATTTGAAATATGGTAAGGAGTCAATGAATCATCAAATCCGAACCTCATGTGGATCAGGTGATATTAGAGTACGATCTTATAGATGGTGATAAGGTATGTTTTGCCCCACGGACACATCACAGCTGATGCCACACGTCACATTATAACTCGTATCCCCAAGACACTGTTCGACACGCCTGGTCTCGGCAATCCCGGGACGACAACGCCCTGCACACCGAGCCAGAATCTGTACTGATGTCATATTTGTGTCTAACACGCCAATCCACGTACGACTGACCCTCTCATGGTAGTATAAAAACCTACCTCCAAAAAGAGGATGAAGAAAAATGGAGACtaatgacttgctcgtcggaggggccaaagtcggggatcacccgacgacCGCCATTTTTGCAGGAAGGCAACCCAGCCTCGGGAGTCGTGGGCCGATGCCCCCGTGGCGAACCATTGACCAACCCACCCCCCGACTCGAGGATCTAGTCGGCTCCGACAATCATCTCAACCGATAGgaggctcccgacattgacccgtggaccaagccatgctgactcatcagccatagCACATTCGTTCCCCAAGAGATGGTAATCACAAGACAAGGGTATAAAGAATCAAGTAAATAACTACAAGAGTTAGGGTCCGAGCCATGCTCACCCGAAAGAAAAAACATTAATTGGATGACGACCAACAACCTAACATCCTTGGCAAGCCTTACGACTCATATGGTAGTCGTAGTCGAACAAATGGAGATTATGATGGGCTGGATCTAAGCCCAAAATAATCCTACAATGAAGGCCCAAGAGAATATCAAGGATGGTAaaacttattctttcttgaaaTAAAGTGATCTTCTATATGATCATTATAAAACTACATGTCACTTTAGAGAaaagaatttgaaattttatCTGGAACTCTTCCTAAAGAAGTGGTTAAAAAAGATCAAAGTAGATAAGCCGCGGCCACAACCACGGGTGATGACTCCATCGAATTTTCATTGATCTCACACTTGGATCCAAGTTTATCGTTGATGGCTAGATCGAAGGTTACCAACTCCTGATCCAAAAGTTTGAGAAGAGctattcatcataaaaaaaataaagtgaaACAAGAAGTTGTTGGCGTGATCTTTGTCGCTACGTGCAAAAAGAATTTTATCTCCAAGAACTTGATCAAGAAGCTTGTCTTAGATATAACATCACAAACATGTCGATATCCTCTTGGATGGCTTCGTGACAATACGGAGATGAAGATCGATCAGCAATACAAGATACATTTTTCATCACTAAGGAATTCATTGAGGTGATATGTGATATGGTTATACTTGATATATGCCAAGTCATCCTTGGAAGGCTATACTTATGCGATTAAGATGTTATTTGCTTTTGCTAACTCTAGAAGTATTAACTTTAGAAGGGCAAAAATAAATTCTTTATCCGCCGAGATCAAAATGATTTGATAGAGGATTTGACATCCATTGGCCAAGTAAAGAGGACGATGGTTGCTTGTTGAGAACCAAAACCTTCCTTCAATatgataaaaaaggaggagaagccAAAAGGGATAGTAGAGAGTTTAAAGCCTAAAAAATTCTAACAAAGCCCTCATGTCAACAGTGATCAATAACGAGGAGAACACCATGTATGTAGACAATATGACCAGCCTTTGACAACCCTAAGCACATCGAGGGACTAAAGGAAAACTTCCAACCTATAGACGGAGAGAGAAGAAGCCACCAAGCAACATTTAACAATACGTAAATCACCCAATTAGAAGAGTTATGATTAAAGACAATCTTCACAACTCTCGACCAAATCGACCAAGCTCTATTAAAGGGCCTCTTAAAGTCTTAAAGCCCTATTTGATCAAGAAAAAGTCTATATTATAGTAGTTCACTTATCTTAATCTCAATCCTAGTTAAACTAAGATTTAGGAAGCCCTCACCCAAATAGGAGTAGCCACAAGGAGAGGATAGAGCCAACTTTTGAGTAGGACATTCAAGTGCCAAATTTAAATAAGTCTtaacaatattaaaaattttcaagtcTTAAATATATTACGACTATCAAATACCTAAAGGTATTATGACTCTCCAAGTCCCAACTTATTTTTGACTTCATaattttcataactataaaaagagaaagagagcccCGTCCAAAGCAACTAAGAAGCTAACAGTATAGAGCCTAGTTGGCTCTAGTTTTTTTAGCCTTAGAGAAATGAAGAACAGCAAAGACAAAAGAAGAAATCTATGCAATGCAGCCAATTCCTCATCGTAGCTTTCTTCATCACATTTCAGCAGCCCAAAGCTTTGTCTAGCTACTGCAAGACGTCCTCAACGCTTACTGTCTACTGTCCAAATCGCAGAAGGAGGTTTCAACAATGAAAAGAGGAGATTGAAAATTGATATCGACTGTAACTTATCGAGAGCACTGACGTGATGTCCAAAGATAATTTATATTCTCACGCactcataaaatttatattatgctTTTTATTCTATTATTTCAAGTTTGTAGTTAGTACTTTGACTTTACAAAATAGTGGAGgttattttcttttagttttgtGCTTGATTTTTCTATGATAATTCTCTTTTGTACGAATACTTTCATCCGAAAGATTATATCGAGTCGAGATATCATCGAACCCAACATGTCGATCAAACACCTCATGGTAGGTATAGAtcttatattaatgatatttagTAGATCAATCTCCTCATGCATTGATAAGGGGATCTTACATATTGCTAATAGGTCTATTAATCTAGTCATATTCTCAATAACATTACTATATTTGTATTGATAAAGGGATCTTACACTGGGATATCCAAACGCCACATCGTTGTTAGTCCAATATCAGACTTATGGTTAGCCCAACACATCAACCAAGCACCTCACATAATTGGTATGCCACAAATCCATATTAATTATACAATATCATTTGTATGAATTAATTTTCAGTTACCTTAATCACTCAAATGGCTTCTTTATATAAGAGAGACATTCTATATAACTCTCAACCTTTCAAATACTGTGAATCCTTTAGCTTTCCAATATTAATCTAAttattgaatgagtttttatcCAACAAAAAACATggcatgaaaatttttaatattttttattgattaattCTTTGGAGGCTGGAAATACTCCGCCTACTGTAAACTAAGTAATGGTGCTGTGTGGATCGGTTTGCTTCATCCTCGCCTCTTCCACACGAACGAGATGAAGAAATGGTACAACGATGACAACTAAGAAATGGTACGTTCTCAGATCGCCTTAAACTTTAATATTCTCGAATCCATCAGGAACTGATGAGAACGAACATGGTTCGTATATATTGTTAACGATCAAACCAATCCTGACAGCGGTGCCAAATCCTCGATTGGAATTGAAGAGAGAGAAGACGATCTTATATATCCCTGCCAGGCAAAAGGCATCAAATTTTGTGCTCATCGATCAATGACATGGCGCCGACCACCCAGCACCACGGCAATTCGTTCATGTGACGATAGCAGATCGGTGGTcgggcgagcgagagagagagagagagggaaggaggCGTCGCAAACGCCACGCCACCGTTCGTCGTCGTCACCGAGGTGTGCTGCGGTGCGTTTCGTCTCGGATTGTTGCCCCTCGTTGTGCCGGCGAAAAAAGCGGCCACCTCAACACTCGACCTTATCTCCGTTGTTTTTGTTATCATGACTGGTTCAGTTGTGCATGGAAAATGCAAAGGATGGCACCATGCGTGCAGTCTGACGAAGGCAGTAGTACGTATCTTGTAACCTAATGTGGGGGTGAGCGAGTGTTCGACACATGACGGGTGCCGGTTTCTGGTATCGACGACATGACACATGCCCTGTGCAATTTACGGGTACCCTTAAAAAATAATAGAATGATATCTCGGTCAAGATCGCATCGCATTAAAATAAAAGTGGGACCCGCTCGATTGAATCGGTGGACCGGCTACTTGGTTTTTAGTGTCGGATGGTATACGATGCCACGTGATCAATATGTGCTCTAATGTTCTTTTTATTGTGAGTCTAGctggtttttttttctttctgaaacTATCAAGTACATCTCGATTCGATatttaataagagattatttagGCGGTCGATCGTTTGTGTATCCCGTGGACTCGTACAGTTTTATCTTTTCGAATAAAGCATGTGAATTCTAAAAATTACCTCTAACGATAAGGAAGACATGATAGACTTATAAATTTTTGATTCTCATACTCCTTATCAATATAACCTTATCAATATTCTTACTTCGAAAAATCTATGTTGGATTTGAATTACAACAAGTTATTAAGTTGATATTCATATCACTCGTAGATAAATCATCTAATTAGgaaacttttacacataaaatatTTTGTGATTATAGTATTATATACTATGCGGATTTTGAATATATTAATTTTGTAAAAATTTTGACtttgaaaaataagattttagcaacaattcagtAACTTTATTAAGGATAAACCACTAactcaaaataattaaatataatataaatgacTCATTAATTTTATTCAAATTACTATAAAGCAATCATATTTTTGTCCTGTATGTATTGGGCAATGTGCAAAATAAAGAGCAACAGTGAATTTTTTGTAAGCCAGTTTTGAGATCCACAATTTAGACTGTTAAGGGAAGATTCTGTTAGTTAACCTCTTAATCATTGAGATCAATGATAGCAGCAACATGCTGTCGGTTAGTCACATGCAACCAGCACCCTTGTGTGGACCTGAAGAACATGTTTTATCTTGACCATCACAGGCGCCCACCCTCTGACAACATCACGTTTACAGGGATTTCCTTCCCATTTTTCTTAGCAATTTAATCACGCAAGTAGTTAGCTTCACGTGGTTGAACAGATTTCCGTTGGGAGGCAGTTGCTTACATGATAAGATGTAACGAGTTAAGTACTGATATCCACACGATTGAATGCCTATTAGCGTGACTATTAAATATCGTACCATTtacatcaaaaaaaaattatatatatcctATGGGCTATGAACATTACGTCCAACACATCCTGGTCTACTAAGTAGCTCGAGCTTCTACTGTACCTCAGCAGTAACAACTAAACCTATACTACATAAAAGGACGCGCACACGAATGAACTCAAATTAGTTAAGGCAAAAGGTTCAGCTGCTGAGGTTGGAGTTGTTGTACAGCTTAATCCTCCTGCTGATCTCCTTCTCCAACTCCTCCAGGCCTCCCACCTCCTCCAGCTCCTGAAATCCaacacaaaagaaaaataatGGCATTAAATGTCTGTGGCATCGGCAACGCGGTCCCGATACCTTACTCGTCGTATGCTCTCTCACCTTGGGTCCCAAGAACAGTCCATATGGCACCCCATCGAACTTGTCCATGTGGTGGATCTGTTAGTAGCAAGACAAAAGAATGCGAAATATATTAGATGGTCCACGCTCTTGGTGTTGATCTAACCAAAGGTGAAGAAGGCTCGGCCGTCTCGGGTCCGGACAGGGTCCAGGCTTTTGACGGCGCCGGCGGTCGGCGATTACCTGATGAGCGGCTGCCACCCGGCGGAAGTATGGCACGTTGGCGATGGGGCCCACGGGGAACCTGCGGTGGACCAGCCCGTCGTGGACGAACATATAGGCCATTCCGAATAGCGTAATCCCTAGGCCCTGTAGTTTTTTGCCACGTTGAGTTCGCATCATCAACGGGAGATAACAGGTCATCGAAGAAACCAGGGGGCGGGCGGGCTTACGGCGCCGAAACAGAGGCCGGGGAGGAGGCCGCGGTTGAGGAAGCCGTAGGCCATGAGGGAGATGGCGGGTACAGCATTGATGATGGCGAAGACGTCGTTGAGCTCAAAGGGGCCGTCGCGCGGCCGGTGGTGCGACTCGTGCATGTGCCACAGCGAGGCATGCCATAGCGCTCGGTGCGCCCACCGCGCCCAAAACTCCATCCCCACCTAAAACCACCCACCAAAATCGGATCTTCTTGTTTAGTGACCACAATGTACGATAATATATTGTAAACGATACTGCTGCTCAACTAATTCGTCACATCACTTCGACCaagcaaaggagaagaagaacagAGAGAGCACAGCGCTTACCGCCGCACCGACGGAGAGAGCGAACGTCCCGAACATCTCCGTCAGCGGAACTTCTCCTCCCTGCGGTAGAGATCAATCGACGTGCTACGGGTTAGAAAAATAGAAGAGATCCTTTGTTGGATCGAATTGAACCGAGGACCGAGTCGTGGGACAGAGCGGCCAACCTCCATTTGCCACGAGAAACGGTAGTAGACGGACGCGACCGCCATGGAAGTGATGCCGAAGCTGGACATCACCGCCGCGATCAGGTAGGTCCGCCTCTCCGACTGCTTCCTCGCCAACCTCTCCTCCGATGCCTCCCTCTCGCCCTCCCCACCGCGGGCATCTTCCTTCAAAGCATACCCCCCATTATGCGCCTCCTCCTTACCCACCTCCTTTAGCACATAGCTGATAAGAGTTGGTCGCCGTGGCCACGGCGAAAGCGAAGAATACCTAACGGAGGGGTTGCGGGCGGGGAAAGGgcggaaaaggagaaagcaatcGCTCGCGACTCTCGGTGGCAGAGCGAAACGGCAGGAGACTAGGGCTGTGGCAGCGGCCGCCATGGGCACCCAACTCGAGAGATATCACTGCTGCTTAAAAGCCCGCTCGACAGGTCGTTTGGTCTCTCCGACGAGTGCTCACAGAGACGTGCGAGCAAGAGAATGAGTGCGTATAATTGCAGTGcgttgtgggggggggggggggtgggggggtggagGAGGGCAGAGCATGGAGACGCATCTCTGCGCTCCCGAGCTTTTAAATTGGACAGCCTGACCAAAATGCCACACGCTATGTTCCCTAATTGCGATCATGCCACCCTGCATCTCCGTTTTGGTGCTTCGAGGCTGTTGGAGAATGATGATTGGGCAACCGTGAGGTGGTAGGCCCATCTAAGCAATGAGTAACCAACACGTGTCCCCCTCTTCTTATCTGGTCACTGGTGTTCAAGCATTATTGGGATCCGTGTGTTCATCTTAATCCCTCACAACTTTTctaaaattagtaaaatattaGACACTACCTAGAATTCTGATAGGCATTTTTCAGACAAAAGTTATTAGACTTTTATCGACTGAGACACCTTAATTAATTTTTATCTTCCGCATCTTTTCTTCATCAACTTTATGAAAATACTCTTTTATCTTCTATTCATCATCTTTGTTCTCGATCACTGTTGTGTTCTTCATCGCAGCTCTTTGCTTAAGTAGTAATAATAAAAGCTGTAGATAGTGAGCTTCAAAACTAATCAGGAGATGACATCTAAGTGCAATACTAAGGATTTTTCTAGGTTAAGATCCATTCTAATAAACAAACTTTATGGGGCCATTATATCGTGTTACGTTCAACGCACCAATTAGGGATAGGTCGTATGTCGGAGCCCTGCCGACGTAACATATGATTTGACCCCCAAAATTTGACAGCAACGAAGAGCGCAAGAGCCACTACGGCTAGTCACAGTAATTGTCATTAGTGCAAGGCGAGGTTGAGGACGACGGAGAAGGAGGCGCTGCCGCTGCTACAAGGCGACTCGTGACGGCACGTGACACGTATATCCCGCCGCGTGTCCTTCGTGCTATATCTTCTGGGTCAATTGTGGTCTTCACGCGGTGGGGGAATGCCACACGTTAGCACCTCCTCGCTCTGCGCCTCCCACCGCCCCACTCAATGCCGACTTCCCACTCCCGAGTCTCCACGTCGGCCTGGCGATGTTAAGGTTCAAACAGACAGCTCCACAATCGTTCGGTTGGGTCCCTTCCAACGCTTGCCATCGAGCCACCTGTGTAATAATTCTACCACCACGCGAAAAAGGCACGGAGGAGTTGTTGTGGTGCTTCCCCCCGGTCAACTAATCAATTGACACCGCCCTGTTCCCCCGGGCCAGCGACGGCATCCGAACGTGGTAGGTTCGGTCATAATGGAAGAACTAGTCAAATGCAGTAGCCGATAAGGGAATAAATGGAGGACCAATTATTACCGCCATATCGGAAGGCTCTGTTTTCGTTCAGGTGTGGCTTCAGTGGCCCCATGTATCGCATGGCTCGGCACCATGGTGATGATATCACGTCGCTCGGTCGAGACACACGAGTAGCACCATTTCGCCAGCTGACCACGTGATCCTGACCGTACGATCCCGACACACGAGACACCACATGCGGCGGAGTTGAGCATGACCTGAAGCTTCGGTTTCCAAGTAAACACCGCTGTTTTCTCTCAGAAGATGAGGGAGCTTGCGCTCGACGAAGGATGAGCCAAAGGGCTTGTAGATGGGCACATGAAGGTCACCAGCGCTGCATGTGGACCGGCCGTGGCGTGAGGTCTGGTTGTCGGTGCAGAGCCCTCTCTGTGTGCACGCCAGACCTCATTCCATGGTCATCGTGAGACCACGGAGCTGCAATGGATCGCGGGATTCTGATCGAACTCGATGTTTGTGcatgggagaagaacttctaatgGTACCTCCGAGACAATTCTTGCTGCACTTTTCGTCCTATCAAACATTGCCATCCTTACAGGCGACAAGAGTGAGTCAGGAGATCTGCTATTGATGATAACCTACTGTCTTCCGCTTTAACCGGCACGTTAAAACTCTTCCATCGAGGACAGTGAACATTGGAGAAGAAGGTCTTGGGCACCCCATGAACGTGTGCGTAGGGTAACCTTCTTTATTTACAGCAATATATCGGTGACTAAATGTCAACGGAAACAAAAGCAAGTACTTGTTAGGTCGATTTATAGTTCGACATCCATCAATTTTGGATTTGGGACAAACTGAGATCTTTGAGTCGACAGTAAGTTATCCAAAGACAGATTCACATACATAAAACTAACTCAGCTTGTAAGAACTGATGACAAAAATGCAATGACCTATTCTTGAgcacagatgatcagtaagcataCAAGAAGATAAGGTTGCAATTCGTGCCTTGCTGACCATGCTTGACATCATTTTTCCTTTGACTGGCTCTTCTCGGATTGCTGGACTGATACCGACAATTTCTTCATTTTCCTTTCGTTTAATCTTGTTAATTTTTGGATATTTAAGTTGGCCACCCGTTGTATCAgacgaagaaaagaaagaacgaaAACCTCATGCTCGTCTTGTTTGTTgtctatttaagaaagaatatacAGATAGAATATTTCTTCTTCTATAATCTTAAGCTTTAAAATACCATGTATGGAACAAGCTATGTGATCAAATCCTGACTGTGTGCATCTCTTTCCTAACGAGATCTCATTAATCTAAAGAGGAGGACTAATCAAGACAACTATAGCAAAGAAAGAGAGTACCAGTACTCAAAAGGGAAATCCTAGCAACTACAGTCTCATTTTAGCAGTTTGGATGTAACCAGTCTCATGGCTTCCACCACGCAACAAGTTTCTCTTCAAAAAATATAACAAAACCTTCAATCCAACAAACGAGTCTTAACAAAGCTGGATAAGAACATATCAGAATGGTGAGTCTCATCGGCGCTTTCTAAGATATATCTGGTGGAAGAGGCCGGAGGAGGAGACGTAGGGGGAGGCAGAAGCATTCATGATCTCTCAATTTAAAACAAACATTTATATTTGATAACAGACCTCGTTACAGAACTTTTATCGGCGCAGAAGAGGCACAATCGACCATGCATGCACTCAACTCACAGAGCGATTAAAGATCATAACATTACTGAACTGGGATCAAGGTGTTCTTATTATACTCAAACTGTTGATGAAGTCAGACACTGCAAATCATCCCTATTTATTTATCCCCAAACAAGTAGCCAAGTGATGAGCTTCCACCCGGAACTGACTGAACCTTCGTAAATGGGCGACCCTG from Musa acuminata AAA Group cultivar baxijiao chromosome BXJ2-11, Cavendish_Baxijiao_AAA, whole genome shotgun sequence encodes:
- the LOC103970270 gene encoding beta-carotene 3-hydroxylase, chloroplastic codes for the protein MAAAATALVSCRFALPPRVASDCFLLFRPFPARNPSVRYSSLSPWPRRPTLISYVLKEVGKEEAHNGGYALKEDARGGEGEREASEERLARKQSERRTYLIAAVMSSFGITSMAVASVYYRFSWQMEGGEVPLTEMFGTFALSVGAAVGMEFWARWAHRALWHASLWHMHESHHRPRDGPFELNDVFAIINAVPAISLMAYGFLNRGLLPGLCFGAGLGITLFGMAYMFVHDGLVHRRFPVGPIANVPYFRRVAAAHQIHHMDKFDGVPYGLFLGPKELEEVGGLEELEKEISRRIKLYNNSNLSS